One window of Brevibacterium pigmentatum genomic DNA carries:
- the folP gene encoding dihydropteroate synthase, with translation MDETAAKTTQIMGVLNVTPDSFSDGGLWFDHDRAVAHGLELMANGADIIDVGGESTRPGSARVDEAEELRRVVPVVRELAAAGAVISVDTMRAQVAAESLAAGAHIINDVSAGQSDPTMLSVAAETRAPIVLMHWRGYLDQASATFHYDDVVAEVIAELRTRIDEAIAVGVEPANIIVDPGLGFSKNAEHNWQLLSALDAFSALDHRLLVAASRKRFIASLLSPDDPKQAEQAAKDQATATISAISAQAGAWAVRVHDPATSAVACKVIAAVREHSAAANHATNAGTDGAGR, from the coding sequence ATGGACGAAACAGCCGCGAAGACGACGCAGATCATGGGCGTCCTCAACGTCACCCCCGACTCCTTCTCCGACGGAGGACTGTGGTTCGACCACGACCGGGCCGTCGCCCACGGACTCGAACTCATGGCCAATGGTGCCGACATCATCGATGTCGGAGGCGAGTCGACGCGTCCGGGATCGGCCCGCGTCGACGAAGCCGAAGAGCTGCGCCGAGTCGTCCCGGTCGTCCGTGAGCTCGCCGCAGCCGGAGCCGTCATCAGCGTCGACACGATGCGTGCCCAGGTCGCCGCGGAATCCCTGGCAGCCGGGGCCCACATCATCAACGACGTCTCCGCCGGGCAGTCGGATCCCACCATGCTCAGCGTCGCCGCCGAGACCAGAGCACCCATCGTGCTCATGCACTGGCGCGGCTACCTCGATCAGGCCTCGGCGACCTTCCACTACGACGATGTCGTCGCCGAGGTGATCGCTGAACTGCGCACCCGCATCGACGAAGCCATCGCCGTGGGCGTCGAACCGGCGAACATCATCGTCGACCCCGGCCTCGGATTCTCGAAGAACGCCGAACACAACTGGCAGCTGCTCTCCGCTCTCGACGCATTCTCCGCCCTCGACCACCGGCTCCTCGTCGCCGCCAGCCGGAAGCGCTTCATCGCCTCCCTGCTCAGCCCCGACGACCCGAAGCAGGCCGAACAGGCGGCGAAGGATCAGGCCACGGCCACGATCTCCGCGATCTCCGCACAGGCCGGCGCCTGGGCGGTCCGCGTCCACGATCCGGCCACCTCGGCGGTCGCCTGCAAGGTCATCGCCGCGGTCAGGGAACACTCCGCAGCCGCGAACCACGCAACGAATGCCGGCACCGATGGAGCCGGGCGATGA
- the folK gene encoding 2-amino-4-hydroxy-6-hydroxymethyldihydropteridine diphosphokinase, whose amino-acid sequence MTGTEAAPDRIELRGLTVRGNHGVFDFEKREGQDFVIDVTLHTSVERAAATDDLAETIHYGELAEEVAGIVENNTFDLIETLAERIADHCLSLCEHVEVVVHKPSAPIQRTFDDVRIRVERDRRTPAAASVGDSAATANSVHAAGGADDGETAAYLSLGANLGEAADTLDQAVAALDRHPDITVTARSSLFRTAPWGGVEQDDFLNLGVLVSTTLPALELLSVAQGIEVACGRTRELRWGPRTLDIDLIRFGDEEAELRSQTPRLTLPHPRAHERAFVLAPWAELVGDTLIDTPQGRRPISAVLADLDDQDISRITSG is encoded by the coding sequence ATGACCGGCACCGAGGCGGCCCCCGACCGCATCGAACTGCGCGGACTCACGGTGCGCGGCAACCACGGCGTCTTCGACTTCGAGAAGCGCGAGGGTCAGGACTTCGTCATCGACGTCACCCTCCACACCTCGGTGGAGCGTGCCGCCGCCACCGACGACCTCGCCGAGACGATCCACTACGGTGAACTCGCCGAGGAAGTCGCGGGAATCGTCGAGAACAACACCTTCGACCTCATCGAAACCCTGGCCGAACGGATCGCCGACCACTGCCTGAGCCTGTGCGAACACGTCGAAGTCGTCGTCCACAAACCCTCCGCACCGATCCAACGGACCTTCGACGATGTGCGCATCCGCGTCGAACGAGACCGCCGTACCCCCGCAGCCGCCTCGGTGGGGGACTCCGCTGCGACCGCGAACTCCGTGCACGCTGCGGGCGGTGCGGACGATGGGGAGACCGCAGCGTATCTCAGCCTCGGGGCGAACCTCGGCGAAGCCGCGGACACCCTCGACCAGGCGGTGGCCGCCCTCGACCGGCACCCGGACATCACCGTCACCGCCCGGTCCTCACTCTTCCGCACCGCACCCTGGGGCGGAGTCGAACAGGACGACTTCCTCAACCTCGGAGTGCTCGTGAGCACCACGCTGCCGGCTCTCGAACTGCTCTCGGTGGCCCAGGGGATCGAAGTCGCCTGCGGGCGGACGCGTGAACTGAGGTGGGGACCGCGCACCCTCGACATCGACCTCATCCGCTTCGGAGACGAGGAAGCAGAGCTGCGCAGCCAGACCCCGCGACTGACCCTGCCGCACCCACGCGCCCATGAACGCGCCTTCGTCCTCGCCCCCTGGGCCGAACTCGTCGGAGACACACTCATCGACACCCCACAGGGGCGCCGCCCCATCAGCGCGGTTCTGGCCGACCTCGACGACCAGGACATCTCCCGGATCACCTCTGGATAA
- a CDS encoding DUF3180 domain-containing protein — translation MQRTASSTLAVWAVIGTVLAIVVDVVLESQGFSLPGLPWFAVIGMLVLAAILFLLGWPIKKWNDGDRTKEIDPLQAARVAIMAKASALTGAGLSGWYLGNAGYYFLSAPGIRNDLAAGMLVAMISAAVLMIVGMIVEGFCEIPPQDPPGAETA, via the coding sequence ATGCAGAGAACCGCGTCGTCCACCCTCGCCGTCTGGGCCGTCATCGGCACGGTTCTCGCGATCGTGGTCGACGTGGTGCTCGAAAGCCAAGGGTTCTCACTGCCCGGACTGCCGTGGTTCGCCGTCATCGGCATGCTCGTCCTCGCCGCCATCCTGTTCCTGCTCGGCTGGCCCATCAAGAAGTGGAACGACGGGGACCGGACGAAGGAGATCGACCCGCTCCAAGCGGCGAGAGTTGCGATCATGGCCAAGGCCAGCGCCCTGACCGGTGCCGGACTCTCCGGCTGGTATCTCGGCAACGCGGGGTACTACTTCCTGTCGGCCCCGGGGATCCGCAACGATCTGGCCGCAGGTATGCTTGTCGCAATGATCTCCGCCGCAGTGCTCATGATCGTCGGAATGATCGTCGAGGGATTCTGCGAGATCCCACCTCAAGACCCGCCGGGAGCTGAAACAGCATGA
- a CDS encoding PH domain-containing protein: MNRDLSFSIGADVPFNRVSPKYGLKEVLASLTLLVPLLVAALVFAIIFTSEVPWLHLIWVAVLVYGIISTIVILRQARAIGYAEREDDLLVRRGIMFHRATVVPYGRLQFVDVDAGPIDRMFGLATVKLHTASAATDATIPGLPRAEADRLRDSLAGLGQANLAGL, from the coding sequence ATGAACCGCGACCTCTCCTTCTCCATCGGAGCCGATGTGCCCTTCAACCGGGTCAGCCCGAAGTACGGGCTGAAGGAGGTCCTGGCCTCACTGACGCTGCTCGTTCCGCTGCTCGTCGCCGCACTGGTCTTCGCGATCATCTTCACCTCCGAGGTGCCGTGGCTGCATCTGATCTGGGTCGCGGTCCTCGTCTACGGCATCATCTCGACGATCGTCATCCTCCGCCAGGCTCGCGCCATCGGATATGCCGAACGCGAGGACGACCTGCTCGTCCGTCGTGGCATCATGTTCCACCGCGCCACTGTCGTGCCCTACGGCCGGCTCCAGTTCGTCGACGTCGACGCCGGCCCCATCGACCGGATGTTCGGCCTGGCCACCGTCAAACTCCACACCGCCTCGGCCGCGACCGACGCGACGATCCCCGGATTGCCCCGCGCCGAAGCCGATCGCCTGCGCGACAGCCTCGCCGGACTCGGCCAGGCCAACCTCGCCGGACTGTGA
- the lysS gene encoding lysine--tRNA ligase, with protein sequence MANTDSKTPENADLSPEHLDPEQIRIRKDKRQRLLDDGTDAYPVSVPRTHSLAEVRTAHDGLEAGEETDDIVGVIGRVVFVRTTGKLCFVTLQAGDGTRLQGMLSLREVGQERLDDFKTDVDLGDFLFLHGRVIKSKRGEVSVLADSWTMASKAIRPLPGLHTELAEDTRVRQRYLDLITREQARETMLTRSKVMSSLRRTFADQDFVEIETPMLQTMHGGASARPFKTHMNAYDIDMYLRIAPELFLKRAIVGGIENVFEINRNFRNEGADSTHSPEFAMLEAYQSFGDYHSIADLTKTLIQNAAQEATGSLVVTLDDGTEYDFGGDWPVVSMYDSLSEESGVEVTPETGLDVLDKIAADNNVDLGGVFRSHGKYVEELWEHFYQDKLWAPTFVTDFPVDTSPLVREHRTKKGVVEKWDLYVRGFELATGYSELVDPIIQRQRFEAQAADAARGDDEAMGLDEDFLMAMEHGMPPTGGMGMGLDRLLMALTGLGIRETILFPFTKPLASSQEDSAQEG encoded by the coding sequence ATGGCGAACACCGACTCGAAGACACCTGAGAACGCAGACCTTTCACCCGAACACCTCGATCCGGAACAGATCCGGATCCGAAAGGACAAGCGCCAGCGTCTCCTCGATGACGGAACCGACGCCTACCCCGTCTCGGTGCCCCGCACCCACAGCCTCGCCGAGGTCCGCACCGCCCATGACGGACTCGAAGCGGGGGAGGAGACCGACGACATCGTCGGCGTCATCGGCCGCGTCGTCTTCGTCCGCACCACCGGCAAACTCTGCTTCGTCACCCTGCAGGCCGGTGACGGCACCCGCCTGCAGGGCATGCTCTCGCTGCGCGAAGTCGGACAGGAGCGCCTGGATGACTTCAAGACCGACGTCGACCTCGGCGACTTCCTGTTCCTGCACGGCCGCGTCATCAAGTCCAAGCGCGGTGAGGTCTCCGTGCTCGCGGACTCCTGGACCATGGCATCGAAGGCCATCCGCCCGCTGCCCGGCCTGCACACCGAACTCGCAGAGGACACCCGCGTCCGTCAGCGCTACCTCGACCTCATCACCCGCGAACAGGCTCGCGAGACCATGCTCACGCGTTCGAAGGTGATGTCGTCGCTGCGGCGGACCTTCGCCGACCAGGACTTCGTCGAGATCGAGACGCCGATGCTGCAGACCATGCACGGCGGAGCCTCGGCGCGCCCGTTCAAGACGCATATGAACGCCTACGACATCGACATGTACCTGCGCATCGCCCCCGAGCTGTTCCTCAAGCGGGCGATCGTCGGCGGAATCGAGAACGTCTTCGAGATCAACCGCAACTTCCGCAACGAGGGAGCAGACTCCACTCATTCCCCGGAGTTCGCGATGCTCGAGGCCTACCAGTCCTTCGGCGACTACCACTCGATCGCCGATCTGACGAAGACCCTCATCCAGAACGCCGCCCAGGAAGCCACCGGATCGCTCGTCGTCACTCTCGACGACGGCACCGAATACGACTTCGGCGGAGACTGGCCGGTTGTGAGCATGTACGACTCCCTGTCCGAGGAATCCGGCGTCGAGGTGACCCCGGAGACCGGTCTGGACGTCCTCGACAAGATCGCCGCCGACAACAACGTCGACCTGGGCGGTGTCTTCCGCTCCCACGGAAAGTACGTCGAAGAGCTGTGGGAGCACTTCTACCAGGACAAGCTTTGGGCTCCGACCTTCGTCACCGATTTCCCCGTCGACACCTCACCTCTGGTGCGTGAGCACCGGACGAAGAAGGGCGTCGTGGAGAAGTGGGATCTGTACGTGCGCGGCTTCGAGTTGGCCACCGGCTATTCGGAGCTCGTCGACCCGATCATCCAGCGTCAGCGCTTCGAAGCTCAGGCTGCGGACGCCGCTCGCGGTGACGACGAGGCGATGGGCCTCGACGAGGACTTCCTCATGGCGATGGAGCACGGAATGCCGCCGACCGGCGGAATGGGAATGGGCCTCGATCGTCTGCTCATGGCACTGACAGGTCTGGGAATCCGCGAAACCATTCTGTTCCCATTCACTAAGCCTCTGGCTTCTTCGCAAGAGGATTCGGCTCAGGAGGGCTGA
- the ftsH gene encoding ATP-dependent zinc metalloprotease FtsH translates to MAESNKRRPLLNKATKGPLVWIVLALLVVSVGALLFSQSGFSQIDTEQGLQLLEDDKVEQAKIVDKDQRVDLTLKDDFKVDDKDFGKKVQFFYVEQRGEQVVKAVDSAGPEKGFTDEVPKQSWLMSLLGTLIPFVIIFVVFWFLISQMSGGKMMNFGKSKAKLVNKENPDVTFTDVAGVDEALEELEEIKEFLAEPEKFKAVGAKIPKGVLLYGQPGTGKTLLAKAVAGEAGVPFYSISGSDFVEMYVGVGASRVRDLFEQAKSNAPCIIFIDEIDAVGRQRGAGMGGGHDEREQTLNQLLVEMDGFDVKTNVILIAATNRPDVLDPALLRPGRFDRQIPVEAPDMKGRKHILEVHAADKPLADEVDLGQVAKRTPGFSGADLANVLNEAALLTARENAKVIDNRILDEAIDRVIAGPQKRTRLMKDKERLVTAYHEGGHALVAAAMNQTDPVTKVTILPRGRALGYTMVLPSEDKYSTTRNELLDQLAYAMGGRVAEEIVFHDPTTGASNDIEKATNIARKMVTQYGMSEKLGMVKIGDDQSEPFAGRGYGGGDEYGDSTLSSIDREVRGLIDAAHADAYWALTHNRDVLDNLAYQLLERETLDQAALEEIFAPVVKRATREVWLAHDDRPVSERGPIDPPAPQSERSEGDGSTGAEVDTTDIPGAGPTGVSGPHVPHNPPGPENPNGPTGPTGEPTGGPGTGGPGTGGPTTNGTNEDRGNND, encoded by the coding sequence GTCGACCTCACTCTCAAGGACGACTTCAAGGTCGACGACAAGGACTTCGGCAAGAAGGTCCAGTTCTTCTACGTCGAACAGCGCGGCGAGCAGGTCGTCAAGGCCGTCGACTCAGCCGGTCCGGAGAAGGGCTTCACCGACGAGGTGCCCAAGCAGAGCTGGCTGATGTCGCTGCTGGGCACGCTCATCCCGTTCGTCATCATCTTCGTCGTCTTCTGGTTCCTCATCTCGCAGATGTCGGGCGGGAAGATGATGAACTTCGGCAAGTCGAAGGCGAAGCTCGTCAACAAGGAGAACCCGGACGTCACCTTCACCGACGTCGCCGGAGTCGACGAGGCCCTCGAGGAGCTCGAAGAGATCAAGGAGTTCCTCGCCGAACCGGAGAAGTTCAAGGCCGTGGGAGCGAAGATCCCCAAGGGCGTGCTCCTCTACGGTCAGCCCGGTACGGGCAAGACGCTGCTGGCTAAGGCCGTCGCCGGTGAGGCCGGAGTCCCGTTCTACTCGATCTCCGGTTCCGACTTCGTCGAGATGTACGTCGGCGTCGGTGCCTCCCGTGTGCGCGATCTGTTCGAGCAGGCGAAGTCGAACGCCCCCTGCATCATCTTCATCGACGAGATCGACGCCGTCGGCCGCCAGCGCGGCGCCGGCATGGGCGGCGGACACGATGAACGCGAACAGACGCTCAACCAGCTGCTCGTCGAGATGGACGGATTCGACGTCAAGACCAACGTCATCCTCATCGCCGCGACCAACCGACCCGACGTCCTCGATCCGGCGCTGCTGCGCCCCGGCCGCTTCGATCGGCAGATCCCCGTCGAAGCCCCGGACATGAAGGGCCGTAAGCACATCCTCGAGGTCCACGCCGCAGACAAGCCGCTGGCCGACGAGGTCGACCTCGGTCAGGTCGCGAAGCGGACCCCCGGATTCTCCGGTGCCGACCTGGCCAATGTCCTCAACGAGGCGGCCCTGCTCACCGCACGCGAGAACGCTAAGGTCATCGACAACCGGATCCTCGACGAAGCCATCGACCGGGTCATCGCCGGCCCGCAGAAGCGGACCCGACTGATGAAGGACAAGGAACGCCTCGTCACCGCCTACCACGAAGGCGGGCACGCCCTCGTCGCCGCGGCCATGAACCAGACCGACCCCGTCACCAAGGTGACGATCCTCCCGCGCGGACGCGCACTGGGCTACACGATGGTGCTGCCCAGCGAGGACAAGTACTCGACGACGCGCAACGAGCTGCTCGACCAGCTCGCCTACGCCATGGGCGGGCGCGTGGCCGAGGAGATCGTCTTCCACGACCCGACCACCGGCGCCAGCAATGACATCGAGAAGGCGACGAACATCGCCCGGAAGATGGTCACCCAGTACGGAATGAGCGAGAAGCTCGGCATGGTCAAGATCGGCGACGACCAGTCCGAGCCCTTCGCCGGGCGCGGCTACGGCGGCGGCGACGAATACGGGGATTCGACCCTGTCCTCGATCGATCGCGAAGTCCGCGGCCTCATCGACGCCGCGCACGCCGACGCCTACTGGGCGCTGACGCACAACCGCGATGTGCTCGACAACCTCGCCTACCAGCTGCTCGAACGCGAAACGCTGGACCAGGCCGCCCTCGAGGAGATCTTCGCACCCGTCGTCAAACGCGCCACTCGCGAAGTCTGGCTGGCCCACGATGATCGTCCCGTGTCCGAGCGCGGCCCCATCGATCCTCCCGCACCGCAGAGCGAGCGCAGCGAGGGTGATGGGTCGACCGGCGCCGAGGTGGACACCACCGACATCCCCGGAGCCGGACCCACGGGAGTCAGCGGACCCCATGTGCCGCACAACCCGCCGGGACCCGAGAACCCGAACGGCCCCACCGGTCCGACGGGCGAACCGACCGGAGGACCCGGCACGGGTGGTCCCGGAACCGGGGGACCGACGACGAATGGCACGAACGAGGACAGAGGAAACAACGACTGA
- the folE gene encoding GTP cyclohydrolase I FolE translates to MADIEEVSAGLGPAPSGQENKVDQERIAAAVREILIAVGEDPDREGLLETPGRVARAYEEIFAGLHRDPAEVLDVTFDISHEELVLVRDIDLYSTCEHHLVPFHGVAHIGYIPSKNGKVTGLSKLARLVEIYARRPQVQERLTSQIADALVDHLDPQGVIVVVEAEHLCMTMRGVRKPGASTITSAVRGQLRESASRAEAMSLILGR, encoded by the coding sequence ATGGCCGATATCGAAGAGGTCTCCGCCGGTCTCGGCCCCGCCCCTTCGGGGCAGGAGAACAAGGTCGACCAGGAGCGCATCGCCGCTGCCGTGCGTGAGATCCTCATCGCCGTCGGCGAAGATCCCGACCGGGAGGGTCTGTTGGAGACACCGGGCCGAGTGGCTCGGGCCTATGAGGAGATCTTCGCCGGACTCCACCGCGACCCGGCGGAAGTCCTTGACGTCACCTTCGACATCAGCCACGAGGAACTCGTCCTCGTCCGCGATATCGACCTGTACTCCACCTGCGAACACCACCTCGTTCCCTTCCACGGTGTCGCCCACATCGGCTACATTCCGAGCAAGAACGGCAAGGTCACGGGACTGTCCAAACTGGCCCGCCTCGTCGAGATCTACGCCCGTCGCCCACAGGTGCAGGAACGTCTGACCTCGCAGATCGCCGATGCCCTCGTCGACCACCTCGACCCGCAGGGCGTCATCGTCGTCGTCGAAGCCGAACACCTGTGCATGACCATGCGCGGCGTCCGCAAACCCGGCGCCTCGACGATCACCTCGGCCGTGCGCGGGCAGCTGCGCGAAAGCGCCTCCCGAGCAGAAGCGATGAGTCTCATCCTCGGTCGCTGA
- a CDS encoding Rossmann-like and DUF2520 domain-containing protein — MSQGDAPRLGIGIIGCGRVGASIGAAWRQAGHAIIGVSATSAASRERAEEMLPGVPVLDPDEITERAELVLIAVPDDEIVPLVTGLANLGRIHAGQILMHCSGRYGTDVLEAGTSLGALPIALHPSLTFTGTEVDLSRLRQATIAVTAPAPIRPVGEALVVELGAEPIDIAEADRPLYHAAITHASNHSITILTEAMELLAEAGVADPSAVLHTLVDASVANTMQNGPKALTGPISRGDVGTVEAHLAALSEFSLSRSNPSVRNSYIALARSTAAKALAMGRITEAQAQQILTALD, encoded by the coding sequence ATGAGCCAGGGCGACGCACCGAGGCTGGGCATCGGAATCATCGGCTGCGGCCGAGTCGGAGCCAGCATCGGAGCCGCTTGGAGGCAGGCCGGGCACGCGATCATCGGTGTCAGCGCCACCTCGGCGGCGAGCCGCGAACGCGCCGAGGAGATGCTTCCCGGAGTGCCCGTCCTCGACCCGGACGAGATCACCGAACGCGCCGAACTCGTGCTCATCGCCGTCCCCGATGACGAGATCGTCCCCTTGGTGACCGGTCTGGCGAACCTCGGACGCATCCACGCCGGGCAGATCCTCATGCACTGCTCCGGCCGGTACGGCACCGACGTCCTCGAAGCCGGGACCAGCCTCGGCGCTCTGCCCATCGCTCTGCACCCGTCCCTGACGTTCACCGGAACCGAGGTCGATCTCAGCCGCCTGCGCCAGGCGACGATCGCTGTCACGGCACCGGCGCCGATCCGTCCGGTAGGGGAGGCCCTCGTCGTCGAGCTCGGTGCCGAACCGATCGATATCGCCGAGGCGGACCGCCCCCTGTACCACGCGGCCATCACCCATGCGTCGAACCATTCGATCACGATCCTCACCGAAGCCATGGAGCTGCTCGCCGAGGCGGGGGTCGCCGACCCGTCGGCGGTTCTCCACACCCTCGTCGATGCCAGCGTCGCAAACACCATGCAGAACGGACCCAAGGCGCTGACCGGACCGATCAGCCGCGGTGATGTCGGAACCGTCGAGGCGCACCTGGCGGCGCTGAGCGAATTCAGCCTCAGCCGGTCGAACCCGTCCGTGCGCAACAGCTACATCGCACTCGCCCGCTCGACGGCCGCGAAGGCCCTGGCGATGGGACGGATCACCGAAGCCCAGGCACAGCAGATCCTGACCGCTCTGGACTGA
- a CDS encoding histone-like nucleoid-structuring protein Lsr2 codes for MAREMRLVLTDDFDGSEAAETVRFSLDQATYELELSTENADKLRETFAPFIAKARRVANTGGRGRRAGSSGPKRDTAKIREWAQNNGYQLGDRGRIPLEIVEAYEAAEK; via the coding sequence ATGGCAAGGGAAATGCGCCTCGTTCTCACGGATGATTTCGACGGAAGCGAAGCGGCGGAAACCGTTCGTTTCAGCCTCGACCAGGCAACGTACGAACTCGAGCTTTCAACCGAGAATGCCGACAAGCTCCGTGAAACGTTCGCCCCATTCATCGCCAAAGCACGTCGTGTAGCCAACACCGGTGGCCGTGGCCGTCGTGCGGGCTCGTCGGGACCCAAGCGGGACACGGCGAAGATCCGCGAGTGGGCTCAGAACAACGGGTACCAGCTCGGTGATCGTGGACGGATCCCACTGGAGATCGTCGAAGCATACGAAGCAGCGGAGAAGTAA
- a CDS encoding PH domain-containing protein: MSDEPWFDNPDSTTEAAAPEVWHRVHPLTPILESLGVLIGIFIAAAYGLQNFFQSAVEDLASGRSVNLTFAEWLGAHPLVILAVVGGIVLVLLLTALFSWLAWRVMGYRVDAEAIYYRRGLLSKKLRKARLDRVQSIDLQQKLLPRLLGMAELVFDVAGGTDSNISLKYLSKKRAEELRDELLAAVRSRRQGYTRTEAAPGTPGSASSTSASAGAGSAGSEAAADGAAANLAAGPSWPAMTGAADDDGGTSGASGQAGADLSVPERGGDSLGVRLTKRLGSLADEVSGEAESSLGDLLAPYNLSPRVGDEGEIIRVPVHRVVVSSLLKTETLVSVGVVIVVVITAIVLLAFGIKEAFIPILVGVLPGVFAAFSVFRKNLDNANFVVRLGENGLAVNHGLFSTSRKVIPLDRIQAVALHQPLLWRWAGWWEAQFNIASDGGKTESNLLLPVGDIDQALLMVGLSLPDPQLPEDIGADTLVRSAMYDRKSADPNADAAEALFHPQPRSSRLVDPFVWKRRAYALTESMLVLRLGILDRRVDFVPHVRVQSLSYYQGPLMRALKLGSVAVHSTAGPITPLVKHQSADGAKRFFTEHAERTRIARQTFDAAAKSGHTNRTRTPEEDEG, encoded by the coding sequence ATGAGCGACGAACCCTGGTTCGACAACCCGGATTCCACCACCGAGGCGGCCGCACCGGAGGTCTGGCACCGCGTACATCCGCTGACGCCGATCCTCGAGAGCCTCGGCGTCCTCATCGGTATCTTCATCGCCGCGGCCTACGGTCTGCAGAACTTCTTCCAGAGCGCGGTCGAAGACCTGGCCTCGGGTCGTTCCGTCAACCTCACCTTCGCCGAATGGCTGGGCGCCCATCCGCTGGTGATCCTCGCTGTCGTCGGCGGGATCGTCCTCGTCCTCCTGCTCACCGCTCTCTTCAGCTGGTTGGCGTGGCGCGTCATGGGCTACCGCGTCGATGCCGAAGCGATCTACTATCGGCGCGGACTGCTGTCGAAGAAGCTGCGCAAGGCCCGACTCGACCGCGTGCAGTCGATCGACCTGCAGCAGAAGCTGCTGCCGCGCCTGCTGGGAATGGCCGAACTCGTCTTCGACGTCGCCGGGGGCACCGACTCGAACATCTCCCTGAAGTACCTGTCGAAGAAGCGGGCCGAAGAGCTGCGCGACGAACTGCTGGCCGCCGTCCGCTCCCGCAGGCAGGGATACACCCGCACCGAGGCGGCTCCCGGCACACCTGGATCCGCTTCGTCGACGTCCGCGTCGGCTGGTGCCGGTTCGGCCGGGTCCGAGGCTGCAGCCGATGGTGCGGCAGCGAATCTCGCCGCGGGACCGTCCTGGCCGGCCATGACGGGCGCCGCCGACGACGACGGCGGCACCTCAGGGGCCAGCGGGCAGGCCGGAGCCGATCTCTCGGTTCCCGAACGGGGCGGCGACAGCCTCGGTGTGCGGCTGACCAAACGGTTGGGGTCCCTTGCCGATGAAGTCTCCGGTGAAGCCGAATCGAGCCTCGGCGATCTGCTCGCCCCGTACAACCTCAGTCCGCGGGTGGGTGACGAGGGTGAGATCATCCGGGTGCCCGTCCACCGGGTCGTCGTCTCCTCCCTGCTCAAGACCGAGACCCTGGTGTCCGTGGGCGTCGTCATCGTCGTCGTCATCACGGCGATCGTGCTCTTGGCCTTCGGCATCAAGGAAGCGTTCATCCCGATCCTCGTCGGTGTTCTGCCCGGTGTCTTCGCGGCGTTCTCCGTGTTCCGGAAGAACCTCGACAATGCGAACTTCGTCGTCCGCCTCGGCGAGAACGGGCTGGCCGTCAACCACGGACTCTTCTCCACCTCCCGCAAGGTCATTCCGCTCGACCGGATCCAGGCAGTGGCACTGCACCAGCCGCTGCTGTGGCGGTGGGCCGGCTGGTGGGAGGCCCAATTCAACATCGCCAGCGACGGCGGCAAAACCGAATCGAACCTGCTGCTGCCCGTCGGCGACATCGACCAGGCCCTGCTCATGGTCGGACTCTCCCTGCCTGACCCGCAGCTGCCCGAGGACATCGGCGCCGACACCCTGGTGCGCTCGGCGATGTACGACCGGAAGTCCGCCGACCCGAACGCGGACGCGGCCGAAGCGCTGTTCCACCCGCAGCCGCGATCGTCGCGACTGGTCGATCCGTTCGTGTGGAAACGGCGGGCCTATGCGCTCACCGAATCGATGCTCGTGCTGCGCCTGGGCATCCTCGACCGCCGAGTCGACTTCGTGCCCCATGTCCGCGTCCAGTCCCTGAGCTACTATCAGGGACCGCTGATGCGGGCGCTGAAACTTGGGTCGGTGGCCGTGCATTCGACCGCCGGCCCCATCACCCCGCTCGTGAAGCATCAGAGCGCGGACGGAGCCAAACGCTTCTTCACCGAACATGCCGAGCGCACTCGGATCGCCCGCCAGACCTTCGACGCGGCCGCGAAGAGCGGCCACACCAACCGCACACGGACCCCCGAGGAGGACGAAGGATGA